A part of Crassostrea angulata isolate pt1a10 chromosome 5, ASM2561291v2, whole genome shotgun sequence genomic DNA contains:
- the LOC128183825 gene encoding protein arginine N-methyltransferase 3-like, with the protein MFTYVNMAEKQKEELMEESEEGEDWEECEDQTEVSKVTCLFCSMTFTSAEDTFTHCQSAHDLDLIRWSRQHGLDCIQYIKMINYIRLKKPSAGEVRSSFTHGAPPWESSEFMNPADPEDLLLQYDIEDDIEENFTNRVMVPDSASSGGDRLTNQKLSMLAVEQNGVSQTESETMVARLQDTEQRVRQLEEELNRVLGDFDKVKKVAQDLLMSQPSQPISADNAVQMLTEDEDDVYFGSYAHFSIHQEMLKDKVRTESYRDFMYQNPALFKDKVVLDVGCGTGILSMFAARAGARKVIGVDQSEIVYQAMDIVRENGLDDVVTLLKGRIEDVELPVDKVDIIISEWMGYFLLFESMLDSVLYARDKYLQPNGVVHPDSCTIVLAALDDPDLQASHVTYWDDVYGFKMTCMKSEVIKEASVEFVKADKIISDQVVVKTLDSCTCSVTDLQFSQDFTLTATSEGQINAIVGYFDIFFHEGCSKQVMFSTGPGATPTHWKQTVFLLQQPIKVTKGQTIKGHLVCKKNRRDPRSLAITMTIDGVTQNFMMQ; encoded by the exons ATGTTTACATACGTAAACATGGCCGAAAAACAGAAAG AGGAGCTTATGGAGGAGTCTGAAGAGGGCGAGGACTGGGAGGAATGTGAGGACCAGACAGAGGTCAGCAAGGTCACCTGTCTCTTCTGCTCCATGACCTTCACCTCTGCAGAGGACACCTTCACACATTGCCAGAGTGCACATGACCTTGACCTGATTAGATGGAGCAGACAGCACGGACTTGACTGCATACAGTACATCAAGATGATCAACTATATCAGACTAAAG AAACCCTCAGCTGGAGAAGTCAGATCTTCATTCACCCATGGAGCACCACCCTGGGAGAGCAGTGAATTTATGAACCCAGCCGACCCCGAGGACCTGCTCCTGCAGTATG ATATTGAAGATGATATAGAGGAAAATTTTACAAACAGAGTTATGGTCCCTGATAGTGCTTCATCTGGTGGAGACCGACTGACCAATCAGAAGTTGTCCATGCTTGCGGTGGAACAGAACGGTGTCAGTCAGACAGAGTCGGAGACGATGGTCGCCCGCCTCCAGGATACAGAGCAGCGAGTCCGACAGCTCGAGGAGGAACTGAACAGAGTTCTGGGAGATTTTGACAAAGTCAA AAAAGTTGCTCAAGACCTTCTGATGTCACAGCCCAGCCAGCCAATCAGTGCAGACAATGCAGTGCAGATGTTGACAGAGGATGAAGATGATGTTTATTTTGGATCCTATGCTCATTTCAGTATCCACCAAGAAATGCTgaaa GACAAGGTCCGGACGGAGAGTTACCGGGACTTCATGTACCAGAACCCCGCCCTGTTCAAGGACAAGGTGGTGCTAGACGTGGGCTGTGGGACAGGGATCCTCTCCATGTTCGCTGCCCGCGCAGGGGCTAGGAAGGTCATTGGGGTGGACCAATCAGAAATTGTGTATCAGGCAATGGACATTGTGAG AGAGAATGGATTGGATGATGTGGTGACTCTGCTGAAAGGGCGGATAGAGGACGTGGAATTACCGGTGGATAAAGTGGATATCATCATCTCCGAGTGGATGGGCTACTTCCTCCTATTTGAGTCCATGTTGGATTCGGTCCTGTATGCCAGGGACAAATACTTACAGCCTAACGGAGTGG TTCACCCCGACAGCTGTACCATAGTGTTAGCGGCCCTAGACGACCCTGACCTTCAGGCAAGTCATGTGACCTACTGGGATGATGTGTATGGTTTCAAAATGACCTGTATGAAGTCTGAGGTGATTAAGGAGGCCAGCGTAGAATTTGTGAAAGCAGATAAAATCATCTCTGATCAAGTAGTGGTCAAG ACCCTGGATTCCTGTACTTGTTCTGTGACAGACCTACAGTTCTCTCAGGACTTCACCCTCACAGCGACCAGCGAGGGACAAATTAACGCCATTGTTGGCTACTTTGATATCTTCTTTCACGAAGGATGCTCCAAACAG GTGATGTTTTCTACCGGCCCAGGGGCGACGCCCACTCACTGGAAACAAACCGTGTTCCTACTACAGCAACCAATAAAAGTCACCAAAG GTCAGACAATTAAAGGTCACCTAGTTTGTAAGAAGAACAGACGAGACCCCCGCTCCCTGGCTATTACAATGACTATTGATGGGGTCACCCAGAACTTTATGATgcaataa